In Halorhabdus rudnickae, the following proteins share a genomic window:
- the proS gene encoding proline--tRNA ligase, whose product MSEQELGITTSKEHETGEWYAELVQKAGLADYAPMGGFIVTRPRGYAIWERLKNHLDGWFKQTGVQNAYFPLFIPEPYLEKEKDIVEGFDPEVAWVTKGGYDELEERLAVRPTSESIITPFLAQWTRSHRDLPIRVNQWCSVVRWEATETKPFFRTKEFLWQEGHTAHHDAEDAIEEMETRLDQYERLYEEVLAMPVLIGRKPEHDKFPGAHTTTSVEALMPDGKSVQGGTSHYLGTSFAEAYDVTYVDEDEQERTAHTTSWGLSWRALGALFMTHSDDQGLVLPPTLAETQVVIVPIWDEESKDDVLEYAEAVEADLREAGVRVELDDRDHRNPGFKYNEHELNGVPLRIEVGSYEVDDDELTLVHRPDGEELTVDREGVADTVEEHLDTVFAKLYASAEETLEGEIREAESREEILGTIGQHGGYVKCGWCGDEDCEEPIKDAIAAEIVMVPKDRDEEPIHDECAMCGEEAEETAYFAKTY is encoded by the coding sequence ATGTCAGAGCAAGAACTCGGAATCACGACGAGCAAAGAACACGAAACCGGAGAATGGTACGCCGAACTGGTCCAGAAGGCCGGCCTGGCCGACTACGCCCCGATGGGCGGGTTCATCGTTACCCGCCCCCGCGGGTACGCTATCTGGGAGCGCCTCAAGAACCATCTCGACGGCTGGTTCAAACAGACCGGTGTCCAGAACGCGTATTTCCCGCTTTTCATTCCCGAGCCGTACCTCGAAAAAGAGAAAGACATCGTCGAAGGGTTCGATCCCGAGGTGGCGTGGGTCACGAAGGGGGGCTACGACGAACTTGAGGAGCGTCTTGCAGTCCGCCCTACCAGCGAGAGCATCATCACGCCCTTCCTCGCACAGTGGACTCGCTCGCACCGTGACCTCCCGATCCGGGTCAACCAGTGGTGTAGCGTCGTCCGGTGGGAGGCCACCGAGACCAAACCGTTCTTCCGCACCAAAGAGTTCCTCTGGCAAGAGGGTCACACCGCCCACCACGACGCTGAGGACGCTATCGAGGAGATGGAGACGCGCCTCGATCAGTACGAGCGCCTCTACGAGGAGGTGCTGGCGATGCCCGTCCTGATCGGTCGCAAACCCGAACACGACAAATTCCCCGGTGCCCACACCACGACGTCCGTCGAAGCGTTGATGCCCGACGGCAAATCCGTCCAGGGCGGAACCTCCCACTATCTGGGGACCTCCTTCGCGGAGGCCTACGACGTGACCTACGTCGACGAGGACGAGCAAGAGCGGACGGCCCACACGACCTCCTGGGGGCTGTCCTGGCGGGCGCTGGGCGCGCTGTTTATGACCCACAGCGACGACCAGGGACTGGTCTTGCCGCCGACGCTCGCCGAGACCCAGGTCGTGATCGTTCCCATCTGGGACGAGGAAAGCAAGGACGACGTGCTGGAATACGCCGAGGCAGTCGAGGCAGATCTCCGAGAGGCAGGCGTTCGCGTCGAACTCGACGACCGCGATCACCGCAATCCCGGGTTCAAATACAACGAACACGAACTCAACGGCGTCCCGCTGCGGATCGAAGTCGGTTCCTACGAGGTCGACGACGATGAACTCACGCTCGTCCACCGACCCGACGGCGAGGAGCTCACGGTCGATCGAGAGGGCGTCGCCGACACCGTCGAAGAACACCTCGATACCGTCTTCGCGAAACTCTACGCCAGTGCCGAGGAAACCCTGGAGGGAGAGATCCGCGAGGCCGAGTCCCGCGAGGAGATCCTCGGCACCATCGGCCAGCACGGCGGGTACGTCAAGTGTGGCTGGTGCGGTGACGAGGATTGTGAGGAGCCGATCAAGGACGCGATCGCGGCCGAGATCGTGATGGTCCCGAAGGACCGCGACGAAGAGCCAATCCACGACGAATGTGCGATGTGTGGGGAGGAGGCCGAAGAGACGGCCTACTTCGCAAAGACCTATTGA
- a CDS encoding M20 family metallopeptidase: MAVDVLDFHQRAVRTPSHESVDSMRSLLVETLEDAGVNVRVDEGGNVIARRGGDAGDSPRLLFNTHLDTVPPHVPYERDGEIVRGRGACDAKGPLAAMVGAFLRADPADGRVTLAVTPDEETTQTGAAHLVETLDTDVDAAIVGEPTGLDVCYAARGQFEGEITLGGESAHASDPSDGTNAMRAVGPVIDAMDRYDDTHGPGEHDTLGSPTLTPTMIEGGEAPNQVPAEVTVTFDRRSVPPERSTEFPASLQTYLRDALPADATVNVDLIRPDTPFPEAFETDPEARIVEVLREASGGTVRPFGAATEAAQFATLAPTVVFGPGVLADDEGPVAHSPREYVDRRDVRRAADILTAAVERFVTD; this comes from the coding sequence ATGGCCGTCGACGTTCTCGACTTTCACCAACGCGCGGTCCGGACGCCGTCCCACGAGTCGGTCGATTCGATGCGATCGCTGCTCGTCGAGACGCTCGAAGATGCGGGCGTGAACGTCCGCGTCGACGAGGGTGGCAACGTTATCGCGCGACGTGGTGGCGACGCTGGCGACAGCCCCCGCCTTTTGTTCAACACACACCTCGATACAGTACCACCGCACGTTCCGTACGAACGCGACGGCGAGATCGTCCGGGGACGCGGTGCCTGTGACGCGAAGGGGCCGCTGGCGGCGATGGTCGGGGCGTTTCTCCGAGCTGATCCCGCCGATGGGCGCGTCACCCTTGCAGTCACGCCCGACGAGGAAACGACTCAGACCGGCGCGGCACATCTCGTAGAGACGCTCGATACTGACGTTGACGCCGCGATCGTCGGCGAGCCGACGGGGCTGGACGTTTGCTACGCCGCCCGCGGTCAGTTCGAGGGGGAGATCACGCTGGGCGGTGAGAGCGCCCACGCCAGCGATCCGAGCGACGGGACGAACGCGATGCGGGCGGTGGGGCCGGTGATCGACGCGATGGATCGCTACGACGATACACACGGTCCCGGCGAGCACGACACGCTGGGATCTCCGACGCTAACGCCCACGATGATCGAGGGCGGGGAGGCACCCAATCAGGTGCCGGCCGAGGTGACGGTCACCTTCGACCGGCGGAGCGTGCCGCCCGAGCGCAGCACGGAATTTCCGGCATCTCTGCAAACCTACCTGCGGGATGCGTTGCCCGCGGACGCTACCGTCAACGTGGACCTGATCCGCCCGGATACGCCGTTTCCCGAAGCCTTCGAGACCGACCCCGAGGCGCGGATCGTCGAAGTTCTTCGTGAGGCGAGTGGTGGGACGGTCCGGCCGTTCGGTGCGGCGACGGAGGCCGCGCAGTTTGCCACGCTCGCGCCGACGGTCGTCTTCGGTCCCGGCGTGCTGGCCGACGACGAGGGGCCAGTGGCACACTCCCCGCGGGAATACGTCGACCGACGGGACGTCCGGCGGGCGGCGGACATACTCACTGCGGCTGTCGAACGGTTCGTCACTGACTGA
- the lysA gene encoding diaminopimelate decarboxylase, which translates to MSHSPPVRRLADWDHDRLLDLAAEYETPLYVLDPDRVAANYRRFDAAFPDAEVMYAAKAHTGRAVLSTLLDSGATIECAARGELKRAIEAGADPNTLQYTAVNPPDADLDYAVELAGDNPGLTITGGAEDTFDRLQARGYDGRVAIRINPGIGTGHHEKVATGKDAKFGIPYERVPELADDLRECFDLVGLHAHVGSGVLTDEVEDHARALGKVADLAREVGDGDLEFVDFGGGFGVPYREDEPPLDLQGVAETVRGAIGDLDATPKFEPGRYIVADAELILTTVNTVKETPEATVVGVDASLSTLIRPAMFDAYHPIRNVSAPGRDPEPVSVGGPCCTSADVFATDRPISRPEREDVLAIGNAGAYGYELANNFHSQPRPAEVAIDGDGARVVRRRETMADVTRVEADAPGAPDPEHE; encoded by the coding sequence ATGAGTCACTCGCCGCCGGTCCGGCGTCTGGCCGACTGGGACCACGATCGACTACTCGATCTGGCCGCCGAGTACGAGACGCCGCTGTACGTCCTCGATCCCGACCGTGTCGCCGCAAACTACCGCCGGTTCGACGCGGCCTTTCCAGACGCCGAGGTGATGTACGCCGCGAAGGCCCACACGGGTCGAGCCGTCCTCTCGACGTTACTCGACAGCGGCGCGACCATCGAGTGTGCCGCCCGTGGCGAACTGAAGCGGGCAATCGAGGCAGGCGCTGACCCGAATACGCTCCAGTACACCGCCGTCAATCCGCCCGACGCAGACCTCGATTACGCGGTCGAACTCGCTGGGGACAACCCAGGACTCACGATTACCGGTGGTGCCGAGGATACGTTCGATCGCCTCCAGGCGCGGGGGTACGACGGTCGCGTTGCCATCCGGATCAATCCCGGTATCGGCACAGGCCATCACGAGAAGGTTGCGACGGGCAAGGACGCCAAGTTCGGAATTCCCTACGAGCGCGTTCCCGAACTCGCCGACGACCTCCGGGAGTGCTTCGATCTCGTCGGCCTTCATGCCCACGTGGGCAGTGGCGTTCTCACCGACGAAGTCGAGGACCACGCCCGTGCGCTGGGCAAGGTAGCCGACCTGGCTCGGGAGGTCGGCGACGGCGATCTGGAGTTCGTCGATTTCGGCGGTGGATTCGGTGTCCCCTATCGCGAGGACGAACCACCACTCGATCTCCAAGGCGTGGCCGAGACGGTCCGTGGTGCGATCGGCGACCTCGATGCGACCCCGAAGTTCGAACCAGGGCGGTACATTGTCGCCGACGCCGAGTTGATCCTCACGACCGTCAACACGGTCAAGGAGACGCCGGAAGCGACCGTGGTCGGCGTCGATGCCTCGCTATCGACGCTGATCCGGCCGGCGATGTTCGACGCCTATCATCCGATCCGGAACGTCTCAGCGCCTGGGCGAGACCCCGAACCGGTCTCGGTCGGCGGTCCTTGCTGTACCAGCGCCGATGTCTTCGCCACTGACCGACCGATCTCCCGTCCCGAACGGGAGGACGTTCTCGCGATCGGCAACGCCGGGGCCTACGGGTACGAACTTGCGAACAACTTCCACTCACAGCCTCGGCCTGCCGAAGTGGCGATCGACGGTGACGGCGCGCGGGTCGTCCGTCGCCGGGAGACGATGGCCGACGTCACGCGCGTCGAAGCCGATGCCCCTGGTGCGCCCGACCCGGAGCACGAGTGA
- a CDS encoding glycoside hydrolase family 31 protein, which produces MFDDNPNDSGFHPVGRRTVLKSTAALLAGSALTSAPASAHHFGSKVHYEPQVDEDELMQLSVEGHEILDDGVKLDLGSHEGYIRLFSDTLARVSIVDPGEEEYESRGINNGRDDWDTPDFRVETSSETIAIETDTIAVEINTELFGVRFLNEDGTVVNEDYLDKGSSGYVPSPERDGTASDSTPTTPSSYAYYKNESDLKSGSSGYGSATQNDVEMTDPTPNEPLPYVYKKADEDEAFYGFGEQPELTLDQRGKKLENWNTDQYGYFYTNDYVYTSIPFFVGLKDAGAYGIFFDNPHHTVFHTPKVANPEGVEETYDTNAGEDYYYFVGDGGQLTYYFAYGPEISDVLDSYTSLTGTINLPPKWAMGFHQSKWEYSPEELVEVPQRYREEGIPLDAMHFDIGYMDNYRVFSIQDTHRDALQSLSDELPELKTVAVNDPGVAVDQAVDIDGDGELEPYDPYLEGTANDYWTKDANGEPFKARVWPDVAVWPDFSRSEVRSWWAEQHDVLFDAGFDGVKNDMGEPSIFQQNGSYDWTMPVDNVHGTGDDTMLHEEYHNMYGFDYARAARESFDLFKPDDRPFLLNRNLYAGGQRYAAIWTGDCVSEWAHLQMQIPMMLNMGLSGLAFCGHDVGGFVGRPSPELFKRWTAVGAFIPFFRNHTDTHKKQDPDLPRNQHPWTFGEEAVDITRKYTELRYKLLPYLYNEFRDSSESGKPIFQPLVYQFQNDDEVRDIADQFLFGDDMLLAPVVEAGVTERDVYLPDGETWVDFWNNEVYDGGQWMTVEVPIDHLPIYVRKDSIIPTREVQQYTGEKPLTTLQLNTYLDEEASYSFYEDDGATTGFEDGEYNVTNFTITETEKGVVTFDARAEVRNYDDSQLSSYLLGLDRSRAPKKVQAGPTMYDEVAADTVEDTVNSFAYSEDESAVLVHIPAGEEDSVTLFFDEHDRQ; this is translated from the coding sequence ATGTTTGACGACAATCCAAACGACTCCGGCTTCCATCCGGTCGGACGCCGCACAGTGTTGAAATCAACGGCCGCCCTTCTAGCAGGGAGCGCTCTCACATCGGCCCCCGCATCGGCCCACCACTTCGGTTCGAAGGTCCACTACGAACCGCAGGTCGACGAGGACGAGCTCATGCAATTGTCCGTTGAAGGCCATGAAATTCTCGATGACGGAGTGAAACTCGACCTCGGGAGTCACGAAGGATACATTCGCCTGTTCAGTGACACGCTCGCTCGCGTTTCCATCGTGGACCCCGGTGAGGAGGAATACGAATCCCGAGGAATCAACAACGGACGCGACGACTGGGATACCCCGGACTTTCGTGTCGAAACGAGTTCCGAAACGATCGCCATCGAAACCGACACCATCGCTGTCGAAATCAATACTGAACTCTTCGGCGTCCGGTTCCTCAACGAGGACGGGACCGTCGTCAACGAGGACTATCTAGACAAGGGGTCGTCGGGATACGTACCGTCTCCCGAGCGCGACGGGACAGCATCCGACTCGACGCCAACGACGCCGTCATCGTATGCGTATTACAAAAACGAGAGCGACCTGAAGTCGGGGTCGTCGGGATACGGCTCAGCCACGCAAAACGATGTCGAGATGACCGATCCGACCCCGAACGAGCCGCTTCCCTACGTGTACAAGAAGGCCGACGAAGACGAGGCCTTCTACGGGTTCGGCGAGCAGCCCGAACTCACCCTCGACCAGCGCGGGAAGAAACTCGAAAACTGGAACACGGATCAGTACGGGTACTTCTACACGAACGACTACGTCTACACCTCGATCCCGTTCTTCGTCGGCCTGAAGGACGCTGGTGCCTACGGTATCTTCTTCGACAACCCGCACCATACGGTGTTTCATACACCCAAAGTGGCAAACCCCGAGGGCGTCGAAGAGACCTACGACACCAACGCCGGCGAGGACTACTACTATTTCGTCGGCGACGGTGGACAGTTGACGTACTACTTCGCCTACGGGCCGGAGATCAGCGACGTGCTCGACAGCTACACGAGCCTGACTGGGACGATCAACCTGCCACCCAAGTGGGCGATGGGTTTCCACCAGAGCAAGTGGGAGTACAGCCCCGAGGAACTCGTCGAAGTGCCACAGCGGTACCGGGAGGAAGGAATACCACTGGACGCAATGCACTTCGACATCGGCTATATGGACAACTACCGCGTCTTCAGTATTCAGGACACCCATCGGGATGCGCTGCAGTCACTCAGTGATGAACTACCGGAGCTCAAGACAGTCGCCGTCAACGACCCGGGCGTCGCAGTAGACCAAGCGGTTGACATCGATGGTGACGGGGAGCTCGAACCGTACGACCCGTATCTCGAAGGGACTGCCAACGACTACTGGACCAAGGACGCTAACGGCGAGCCCTTCAAAGCGAGAGTCTGGCCCGACGTCGCGGTGTGGCCCGACTTCTCCCGTTCGGAGGTTCGAAGCTGGTGGGCCGAACAACACGACGTGTTGTTCGACGCGGGCTTCGACGGGGTGAAAAACGATATGGGGGAACCGTCGATCTTCCAGCAAAACGGTAGTTACGACTGGACGATGCCAGTGGATAACGTCCACGGAACGGGAGACGACACGATGTTACACGAGGAGTACCACAACATGTACGGGTTCGACTACGCGCGGGCGGCACGCGAGTCGTTCGACCTCTTCAAGCCCGACGACCGTCCGTTTCTGTTGAACCGGAACCTCTACGCTGGCGGTCAGCGGTACGCGGCTATCTGGACCGGCGACTGCGTGAGTGAATGGGCCCACCTTCAGATGCAGATACCGATGATGCTGAACATGGGACTGTCCGGGCTGGCATTTTGCGGGCACGATGTCGGTGGATTCGTCGGGCGGCCGTCTCCCGAGCTATTCAAGCGCTGGACAGCGGTGGGTGCGTTCATCCCCTTTTTCCGGAACCACACGGACACCCACAAGAAGCAAGACCCGGACCTCCCGCGCAATCAACACCCCTGGACGTTCGGCGAGGAAGCGGTGGATATCACGAGGAAGTACACCGAGCTGCGATACAAACTACTGCCGTACCTCTACAACGAGTTCCGGGATTCCTCGGAGAGTGGAAAGCCCATCTTCCAACCGCTCGTCTACCAGTTCCAGAACGACGACGAGGTCCGCGACATCGCAGACCAGTTTCTCTTCGGCGACGACATGCTACTCGCACCGGTCGTCGAAGCGGGCGTGACCGAGCGCGATGTCTATCTCCCGGACGGTGAGACGTGGGTCGACTTCTGGAACAACGAGGTGTACGACGGCGGCCAGTGGATGACCGTCGAAGTCCCCATCGACCACCTGCCGATCTACGTTCGCAAGGACTCGATCATCCCGACGCGCGAAGTGCAACAGTACACGGGAGAAAAGCCGCTTACGACGCTTCAACTAAACACCTATCTCGACGAAGAGGCTTCGTACTCGTTCTACGAGGACGACGGTGCGACCACCGGTTTCGAGGATGGCGAGTACAACGTGACGAACTTCACCATCACGGAGACGGAAAAAGGCGTCGTCACCTTCGACGCTCGGGCAGAGGTTCGGAACTACGACGACTCGCAGCTGTCGTCGTACCTGTTGGGACTCGACCGTTCGAGAGCGCCCAAAAAGGTCCAAGCAGGGCCGACGATGTACGACGAAGTCGCCGCTGACACGGTCGAAGACACGGTGAACTCCTTTGCCTACAGCGAAGACGAGAGCGCCGTGCTGGTCCACATTCCAGCCGGCGAGGAGGACAGCGTGACGCTCTTTTTCGACGAACACGATCGACAGTAG
- a CDS encoding 2,3,4,5-tetrahydropyridine-2,6-dicarboxylate N-succinyltransferase: MSLKADVETLWERSDDLTPADLTENQQATLDQFLEALEAGEVRAAEKQDGTWEANEWVKQGILLNFTLRETQAREYGDVTYHDVLPLRDTADLGDRGTRNTPDGTVLRRGAYVGSDAIMMSPSFVNVGAHVGDGTLVDSNDVVGSCAQIGDDVKLGANTVIGGVLEPVEDAPVIVEDGVALGAGSRVTSGFVVGEGSIVGENTLLSPRIPVYDLVDEEIVYGHLPPERRAFQRFVESSVGEHDLFEGGAYKPAVVATHVEEETLDGAEREDALRE, encoded by the coding sequence ATGAGCCTGAAAGCCGACGTTGAGACGCTCTGGGAACGATCGGACGACCTTACCCCCGCTGATCTCACCGAGAACCAGCAGGCCACGCTCGATCAGTTCCTCGAAGCCCTGGAAGCCGGCGAGGTACGGGCCGCAGAGAAGCAAGACGGCACCTGGGAAGCAAACGAGTGGGTCAAGCAGGGCATCCTGCTGAACTTCACCCTCCGGGAGACCCAGGCCCGGGAGTACGGCGACGTGACCTACCACGACGTCCTCCCGCTCCGGGACACCGCCGACCTCGGGGATCGAGGAACTCGAAACACGCCCGACGGGACGGTCCTCCGACGGGGCGCGTACGTCGGCAGTGACGCGATCATGATGAGTCCGTCCTTCGTCAACGTCGGCGCACACGTCGGCGACGGAACCTTGGTCGACTCCAACGACGTGGTCGGCTCGTGTGCACAGATCGGCGACGACGTGAAACTCGGCGCGAACACCGTCATCGGCGGTGTGCTCGAACCCGTCGAGGACGCGCCGGTGATCGTCGAGGACGGCGTCGCGCTGGGTGCTGGCAGTCGGGTCACCTCGGGGTTCGTCGTCGGCGAGGGTTCGATCGTCGGGGAGAACACGTTGCTGTCACCCCGGATCCCGGTGTACGATCTGGTCGACGAGGAGATCGTCTACGGACACCTCCCACCCGAGCGGCGGGCCTTCCAGCGTTTCGTCGAGTCCTCCGTCGGCGAGCACGATCTGTTCGAGGGCGGGGCCTACAAGCCCGCCGTGGTGGCGACCCACGTCGAGGAGGAGACGCTGGACGGGGCCGAGCGAGAGGACGCGCTCCGGGAGTGA
- the dapB gene encoding 4-hydroxy-tetrahydrodipicolinate reductase — protein MRRIGVTGAAGRMGETVIETAGDREDVTVVFAVDDTDTETVADKPVHDPEDIGALLATHEPDAIVDFSVPEATVAFADACAAAAVPLVTGTTGFEDGQLDSLTRASEDVAVLKAANFARGIQALLSTVRAAAEALPGYDVELTETHHNDKQDAPSGTAKTLLDALAEERDDFEEVYGREGIDPREDGEVGVHVRRAGDVRGEHELMFAGNDEVLTLTHRAEDRGVFAAGALDAAVWLAGRDPGFYTFGDVIEG, from the coding sequence ATGAGACGAATCGGCGTCACCGGGGCGGCTGGACGCATGGGGGAGACAGTCATCGAGACGGCGGGCGATCGGGAAGACGTCACTGTGGTATTCGCCGTGGATGACACAGACACGGAAACGGTCGCCGACAAGCCGGTCCACGACCCGGAAGACATCGGGGCGTTGCTGGCGACACACGAACCGGACGCGATCGTCGATTTCTCGGTCCCCGAGGCGACCGTCGCATTCGCCGACGCCTGTGCGGCGGCGGCCGTCCCACTCGTGACTGGCACCACGGGCTTCGAGGACGGCCAGCTCGACAGCCTGACGCGTGCAAGCGAGGACGTGGCAGTCCTGAAGGCCGCGAATTTCGCCCGCGGGATTCAGGCACTGCTGTCGACCGTCCGGGCGGCCGCAGAAGCGCTGCCAGGCTACGACGTCGAACTCACAGAGACCCATCACAATGACAAGCAGGATGCGCCCAGCGGGACAGCGAAGACACTGCTCGACGCACTTGCTGAGGAGCGTGACGACTTCGAGGAAGTTTACGGCCGGGAGGGTATCGACCCGCGCGAGGACGGCGAGGTCGGCGTCCACGTCCGGCGGGCCGGCGACGTTCGCGGCGAGCACGAACTCATGTTTGCCGGCAACGACGAGGTGCTGACGCTCACCCACCGCGCGGAGGACCGCGGGGTCTTCGCCGCGGGGGCACTCGACGCCGCGGTCTGGCTCGCTGGCCGGGATCCGGGATTCTATACCTTCGGGGACGTAATCGAGGGATGA
- the dapA gene encoding 4-hydroxy-tetrahydrodipicolinate synthase → MPPQPLFEGVYPAMTTPFAADGSIDFDQLRANARRLEAAGVDGVVPVGSTGESATLSHDEHVEVIEAVADALEDVPVIAGTGSNNTREALSLSRRARDAGADALLLISPYYNKPEQRGLREHYLTIADEIDLPQIVYNVPSRTGRNIAPDTAVALADHENIQAFKAASGDMGQITEIVERTREKDFTVLSGDDPLTLSMLSIGARGAISVVANVEPVRTCAMVGAALAGDFERARELHHELGPLSRALFVETNPIPIKEAMAIRDLGSPELRPPLTRLSEEHRQYLRDVLDDLDPIDIETPVETTDR, encoded by the coding sequence ATGCCACCACAACCACTGTTCGAGGGCGTCTATCCCGCGATGACGACGCCCTTCGCCGCGGACGGAAGCATCGACTTCGACCAACTGCGGGCCAACGCCCGGCGACTCGAAGCCGCTGGCGTCGACGGGGTCGTCCCTGTCGGATCGACCGGCGAGAGCGCCACGCTCAGCCACGACGAGCACGTCGAGGTGATCGAAGCCGTCGCCGACGCTCTCGAAGACGTGCCCGTGATCGCTGGCACCGGAAGCAACAACACCCGCGAGGCGCTGTCGCTCTCCCGGCGAGCACGCGACGCCGGCGCGGACGCCCTCCTGCTCATCTCGCCGTACTACAACAAGCCCGAACAGCGCGGGCTCCGCGAGCATTACCTGACGATCGCCGACGAGATCGACCTTCCACAGATCGTCTACAACGTTCCGTCCCGCACCGGGCGGAACATCGCGCCCGACACGGCCGTCGCATTGGCCGACCACGAGAACATTCAGGCGTTCAAAGCTGCCTCGGGCGATATGGGACAGATCACCGAAATCGTCGAACGTACCCGCGAGAAAGACTTTACCGTTCTCTCGGGCGACGACCCGCTGACGCTGTCGATGCTGTCGATCGGCGCGCGCGGCGCGATCAGTGTCGTCGCAAACGTCGAACCCGTCCGGACCTGCGCGATGGTCGGGGCGGCACTCGCGGGGGACTTCGAACGCGCCCGCGAGTTGCATCACGAACTCGGTCCGCTCTCGCGGGCGCTGTTCGTCGAGACTAATCCCATTCCGATCAAAGAGGCGATGGCGATCCGGGATCTGGGCTCGCCGGAACTCCGACCGCCACTGACGCGACTATCTGAAGAGCACCGTCAGTATCTCCGAGACGTTCTCGATGATCTCGACCCGATCGACATCGAGACGCCAGTCGAGACGACGGACCGATAG